One window from the genome of Maridesulfovibrio ferrireducens encodes:
- the metE gene encoding 5-methyltetrahydropteroyltriglutamate--homocysteine S-methyltransferase produces the protein MLTHTLGYPRMGSNRELKRKLESYWKGEVLEDDLASTARSLRKLHWENQSQAGVELLPVGDFSYYDHMLDNAVRFGVIPDRYNVKDGKAGLDDYFTMARGKAGENGTPAMEMTKWFDTNYHYIVPEFKEDQEFLIADESLLEQVKEATAIGYKVKVVLPGPLTFLLLGKCSGKEFDRLSLLERLIPAYSELIERLSGSCSWIQFDEPVLALDLDEEVLALFAPIYRTFREAASYTKIMVATYFCGLGENLEAAAKLPVDALHVDLVRGGQDLDALLASLGSKVSLSLGVVDGRNIWCADLDKAVSIVRKAVQSLGSERVLVAPSCSLLHVPFDLDLETNLDSEIKSWMAYARQKCSEIKLITDAVSGVDVADKLALNRKIIESRKSSSRVNKPAVAKRIADLKEADFKRISAYKRRAEIHRNELNFPLLPTTTIGSFPQTSEVRSVRKKFKIGQISKDEYEKFMQDYIADCIRRQEEIGLDLFVHGEPERNDMVEYFGEHFEGYCFTSNGWVQSYGSRCVKPPVIYGDVSRPEAITVDWINYARSISKKEVKGMLTGPVTILCWSFVRDDQPRSETCRQIALAVRDEVSDLEKSGVKVIQIDEPALREGLPLRKAEQAEYLKWAQECFRLSASCVEDKTQIHTHMCYCEFDEIIEAIAALDADVISIEASRSRMELLGNFKDFSYPNEVGPGVYDIHSPAIPSEHEMTLLLEKALEVIPAERLWVNPDCGLKTRRWEEVEPSLINMVQAAKRVRQKI, from the coding sequence ATGCTGACGCACACTTTAGGATATCCCAGAATGGGGAGTAACAGAGAGCTGAAAAGGAAACTCGAATCATATTGGAAAGGCGAGGTGTTGGAAGATGATCTTGCATCCACAGCCCGCTCACTTAGGAAGCTGCATTGGGAGAATCAATCACAGGCAGGAGTGGAACTTCTTCCGGTAGGTGATTTTTCTTACTATGATCATATGCTTGATAATGCGGTAAGATTCGGCGTTATTCCTGATAGATATAATGTTAAGGACGGGAAAGCCGGGTTGGATGATTATTTCACAATGGCGCGCGGAAAGGCTGGAGAAAATGGAACTCCTGCGATGGAAATGACTAAGTGGTTTGATACAAACTATCATTATATAGTGCCGGAGTTCAAAGAAGATCAGGAATTTTTGATCGCTGATGAATCTCTTTTGGAACAGGTTAAAGAAGCAACAGCAATCGGATACAAAGTTAAAGTTGTTTTGCCCGGTCCGTTGACTTTTCTGCTTTTAGGAAAATGTTCTGGAAAAGAGTTTGACCGTTTGAGCCTGCTTGAAAGATTGATCCCGGCATATTCCGAGTTGATCGAACGTCTTTCCGGTTCTTGCTCATGGATTCAGTTTGATGAGCCTGTACTTGCTCTTGATCTCGACGAAGAGGTGCTGGCCTTGTTTGCACCGATATACAGAACTTTTAGGGAAGCCGCATCTTATACAAAAATTATGGTGGCAACCTACTTTTGTGGTTTGGGTGAAAATCTTGAAGCCGCAGCTAAGCTTCCGGTTGACGCGTTGCATGTAGACCTTGTTCGCGGCGGGCAGGATCTTGATGCGCTTTTAGCCAGTCTGGGCAGTAAGGTTTCTCTTTCTCTCGGAGTTGTCGACGGTAGAAATATCTGGTGTGCTGATCTTGATAAAGCTGTTTCGATAGTACGAAAGGCTGTGCAGTCTTTAGGTTCTGAGCGGGTTCTTGTTGCTCCATCATGTTCACTTCTACATGTTCCCTTTGACCTCGACCTTGAAACAAATCTTGATTCTGAAATAAAATCATGGATGGCTTATGCCCGTCAGAAGTGCTCTGAAATTAAACTTATTACCGACGCAGTCAGCGGGGTTGATGTTGCAGATAAATTGGCTCTTAACCGCAAAATTATTGAATCCCGTAAAAGTAGTTCCAGAGTAAATAAACCGGCAGTTGCAAAAAGAATTGCTGATTTAAAGGAAGCGGATTTCAAGCGAATCTCAGCTTACAAAAGGCGTGCCGAGATTCATCGCAATGAACTTAATTTCCCTCTTTTACCGACAACAACAATTGGATCATTTCCGCAAACTTCTGAGGTTCGTTCTGTCAGAAAGAAGTTTAAAATTGGGCAGATTAGTAAAGATGAGTATGAAAAATTTATGCAGGATTATATAGCCGATTGCATCCGCCGCCAGGAGGAAATCGGGCTTGATCTTTTTGTTCACGGTGAACCTGAGCGTAATGATATGGTGGAATATTTCGGTGAACATTTTGAAGGATATTGTTTCACCTCAAACGGATGGGTTCAGAGCTATGGATCAAGGTGTGTAAAACCACCTGTTATTTATGGTGATGTTTCACGCCCCGAAGCAATTACCGTTGACTGGATTAATTACGCCAGAAGTATTTCTAAAAAAGAAGTTAAAGGAATGTTGACCGGACCGGTAACCATTCTTTGCTGGAGCTTTGTCCGTGATGATCAGCCGCGCAGTGAGACTTGCAGACAGATTGCCCTTGCCGTTCGTGATGAGGTTTCCGATCTGGAGAAAAGCGGAGTTAAAGTTATTCAGATTGATGAACCGGCTCTTCGTGAAGGTTTGCCGCTCCGTAAAGCTGAGCAGGCAGAATATTTGAAATGGGCTCAGGAATGTTTTCGTCTGTCAGCTTCTTGCGTGGAGGATAAAACTCAAATTCATACGCACATGTGTTATTGCGAATTCGATGAAATAATTGAGGCTATCGCCGCGCTCGATGCCGATGTCATCAGCATTGAAGCCAGCCGCAGTCGCATGGAGCTTCTCGGGAATTTTAAAGACTTTAGTTATCCTAATGAAGTCGGTCCGGGTGTTTATGATATTCATAGCCCGGCGATTCCTTCGGAACATGAAATGACTCTTTTGCTGGAAAAAGCTCTGGAAGTAATTCCTGCCGAGAGGCTTTGGGTAAATCCTGATTGCGGTCTTAAAACTCGTAGATGGGAAGAAGTTGAGCCTTCTCTTATTAATATGGTTCAGGCTGCTAAAAGAGTGCGTCAGAAAATTTAG
- a CDS encoding methylenetetrahydrofolate reductase — translation MNVASSIKESKQFFSFEFFPPKEKKAWDNFTEKAERLADLKPLFASVTYGAGGSSHDNSLDVCGVIKKEMGVDILAHLTCVGASETSIDDFVGRLNDAGVSDILALGGDGRKDDVNNESRFFHAADLVEYVDDKFSDVGIAVAGYPGGHPDSSTIAQDIRYHCDKLSRGSDFTITQLFFDNRQYFDYVSRLEISGFEQPVIPGVLPIQSLGSLRRIMGLCGASIPGDLYCGVEKAFEAGGDEAVMEFGFNFAQQQIAGLLDGGAPGVHIYTLNRASMCERLIGSLKSDGYFI, via the coding sequence ATGAATGTGGCAAGCAGCATAAAAGAGTCCAAACAGTTTTTTTCTTTTGAATTTTTTCCTCCCAAAGAGAAAAAAGCATGGGATAACTTTACTGAAAAAGCGGAAAGACTGGCTGATTTGAAACCTCTTTTTGCATCGGTCACTTATGGAGCTGGGGGGTCAAGTCATGATAATTCCCTTGATGTTTGCGGAGTCATTAAAAAAGAAATGGGAGTCGACATTCTTGCTCATTTAACTTGTGTGGGAGCAAGTGAAACGTCAATTGATGACTTTGTCGGCAGGCTTAACGATGCGGGAGTTTCAGATATTCTGGCACTGGGCGGAGACGGTCGAAAGGATGATGTGAACAATGAAAGCCGATTTTTTCATGCCGCAGATCTCGTCGAATATGTTGATGATAAATTTTCAGATGTGGGAATAGCGGTTGCCGGTTATCCGGGCGGGCATCCTGATTCGTCAACTATTGCGCAGGATATAAGATATCATTGTGATAAACTTTCCAGAGGGTCGGATTTTACTATTACTCAACTGTTTTTTGATAATCGCCAATACTTTGATTATGTTAGCAGACTTGAAATTTCGGGGTTTGAGCAACCGGTGATACCCGGAGTTTTACCTATTCAGTCATTAGGGTCATTGCGGAGAATTATGGGGCTTTGCGGGGCATCTATTCCGGGAGATTTATATTGCGGGGTTGAAAAAGCATTTGAGGCCGGCGGGGATGAGGCTGTAATGGAGTTCGGATTTAATTTTGCTCAGCAACAAATAGCAGGTCTTCTCGACGGCGGCGCTCCCGGTGTTCACATTTATACACTTAATCGAGCTTCTATGTGTGAGCGTTTGATCGGAAGTTTAAAATCTGATGGTTATTTTATTTAA
- a CDS encoding DMT family transporter, whose protein sequence is MTSNSKHLPIIAFVLLGVIWGTNFICMKLASELISPAQVVFFRALFGFFPVLIFALVKKSLCIDHLKYSVHFFVMGLLATSLNYYCFVKGTSLLLTGVAGAISGSIPLFTFVLAVLFIPEEKPSLMKIVGIAIGFIGVVIIARPSGDSLLSSNFEGILYMVAGSLSVGSSFVYARKFITPLNIPASAITTYQLGFAMILLSLTTSYDGMSAIWTSYNASIGLIVGLGLLGTGLAYIIYYYIASKMGAVTASSVSYIPPLVALVIGSAIVGEPIELVDYFATALIFAGVYMLRRK, encoded by the coding sequence ATGACAAGCAATTCTAAGCATCTTCCCATTATAGCATTTGTACTGCTCGGCGTAATATGGGGGACTAATTTCATATGCATGAAGCTTGCTTCCGAACTGATCAGTCCCGCTCAAGTGGTATTCTTCAGAGCTCTTTTCGGCTTTTTTCCTGTTCTAATTTTCGCTCTTGTCAAAAAATCACTATGCATAGACCACCTGAAATATTCTGTTCATTTTTTTGTAATGGGTTTGCTTGCAACATCCCTAAACTATTATTGTTTTGTCAAAGGAACATCCTTACTACTTACCGGCGTGGCTGGTGCAATTAGTGGATCTATTCCCCTTTTCACTTTCGTACTTGCAGTTCTTTTCATTCCGGAAGAAAAACCATCGCTAATGAAAATTGTCGGCATCGCCATAGGTTTTATAGGTGTTGTCATCATCGCCCGCCCTTCCGGCGACAGTTTGCTGTCTTCCAATTTTGAGGGAATCCTGTACATGGTCGCAGGCTCATTAAGTGTCGGATCTTCATTCGTTTACGCAAGAAAATTCATAACACCACTGAACATTCCTGCATCAGCCATTACAACTTATCAACTTGGCTTCGCTATGATCCTGCTGTCACTTACAACCAGCTATGACGGAATGTCAGCCATATGGACCAGCTACAATGCATCAATTGGATTAATAGTAGGACTGGGCCTTCTCGGCACGGGCTTAGCTTACATAATTTACTATTACATCGCTTCCAAGATGGGAGCTGTCACAGCATCTTCTGTTAGTTACATCCCTCCCCTTGTCGCTCTTGTGATTGGATCAGCTATCGTCGGAGAACCAATTGAATTAGTGGATTACTTCGCAACGGCATTAATTTTTGCTGGTGTATATATGCTTAGACGAAAATAA
- a CDS encoding cytochrome ubiquinol oxidase subunit I, with protein sequence MEYPIWHLTTFGGGFWIAFIATIHVFVAQFAVGGGLFLVLSEQMAYRTGSDELLDYVKKHSKFFLLLTMVFGGVSGVALWFSMALLSPQGALLLVREFLFAWATEWVWFVGEIVALLIYFYSWDKMSRSDHIKIGWFYFIFAWLSLFTINGVVGFMLTPGEWLQTHDFWDGIFNPTFWPQLAFRSFLSVMLAGLFGFVTAAWLKDPVIRCKMVRLCSIWTLLGLILLLPCGYWYMMALPPEQAEMILNKSHRVAYFLKMYQVTAPIILVGGLIMAICMPRKIKFPSALILLLIALVFYGSFEFIREAGRKPYVLWGVVYSNSVMVDKAAEMEGKSLLQEAKWVPDNLRKITDENKLKAGAWLYQMECVSCHAINGPMNDIVPRTVKYSAAGLDAFISGMGKLSKYMSPFLGDETERMALAEYIDSLSPQVKTVLAEVKETKVEPAPFVADQEYVLMAWSLEGLRLIVESEGRVSVSESGSKVRAQLLLRGDPPEVVTDDVKIICELKNVHQPYKMKAKDGFFESPPINVLPYSDDGYQPLPLVEVSAVDDAGEILATTTIVLPVSTRASCNNCHGGDWAVKGQGGLAAQTADDFLKIHDRDNYTDFTARVKLGDTIDCLSCHDGDTQLDLSTALHGFHAVYLSGKENEACTMCHSQESLRGLHRTVGMECVNCHGVMENHALALLKAEEDKLVAKDLIGLLMPVDMEMEEINPRMPWTQEPDCLTCHVDFAGPDTDSAFNVWNEDKSELFRNRKDEMDAVMCAACHNAPHAVFPAVDERDNLRALQYMGEAKPIGSGRTCTVCHENDMDYAAHHPGMGLE encoded by the coding sequence ATGGAATATCCAATTTGGCACCTCACCACTTTCGGCGGCGGCTTCTGGATTGCTTTTATCGCAACCATCCATGTTTTTGTGGCTCAGTTTGCTGTAGGCGGAGGTTTGTTTCTGGTTTTAAGTGAGCAGATGGCTTACCGCACCGGCTCGGATGAACTGCTCGACTATGTAAAAAAACATTCAAAGTTTTTCCTGCTCCTGACCATGGTATTCGGGGGCGTCAGCGGTGTTGCCCTCTGGTTCAGTATGGCTCTTTTAAGTCCGCAGGGAGCGCTTCTCCTTGTTCGCGAATTTTTATTTGCATGGGCAACGGAGTGGGTTTGGTTTGTGGGCGAAATTGTGGCCCTGCTGATTTATTTTTATTCATGGGACAAAATGAGCCGCTCTGATCATATAAAGATAGGCTGGTTCTATTTTATTTTTGCGTGGCTTTCACTTTTTACTATCAACGGTGTGGTCGGCTTTATGCTCACTCCCGGAGAATGGCTGCAAACCCACGATTTCTGGGATGGAATATTCAACCCTACTTTTTGGCCGCAATTGGCTTTCCGTTCTTTTCTATCGGTTATGCTGGCTGGACTTTTCGGTTTTGTAACCGCGGCGTGGCTTAAAGATCCGGTCATTCGTTGTAAGATGGTTCGTCTTTGCAGCATCTGGACTTTGCTCGGGCTTATTCTCTTATTGCCGTGCGGGTATTGGTATATGATGGCTTTGCCACCTGAACAGGCCGAGATGATTTTAAATAAATCTCATCGAGTTGCATATTTCTTGAAGATGTATCAGGTCACCGCTCCGATTATTCTTGTGGGTGGACTGATCATGGCAATCTGTATGCCTCGCAAAATAAAGTTCCCGTCAGCTTTGATTTTACTTTTGATCGCACTGGTTTTTTACGGCTCATTTGAATTTATCCGCGAAGCCGGAAGAAAGCCTTATGTGTTGTGGGGAGTTGTATATTCCAACTCGGTTATGGTTGATAAAGCCGCTGAGATGGAAGGCAAATCCCTCTTGCAGGAAGCTAAATGGGTGCCGGATAATTTAAGAAAAATTACTGATGAGAATAAACTTAAGGCCGGAGCATGGCTGTATCAGATGGAATGTGTCTCGTGTCATGCCATTAACGGACCTATGAATGATATTGTGCCTAGAACTGTTAAGTACAGCGCTGCCGGACTGGATGCGTTTATTTCAGGAATGGGTAAGCTCAGTAAATATATGTCTCCTTTCTTAGGTGACGAAACCGAGCGAATGGCTCTTGCCGAATACATCGATAGCCTCAGTCCGCAGGTTAAAACCGTGCTTGCAGAGGTGAAAGAAACAAAGGTTGAACCTGCTCCGTTCGTAGCGGATCAGGAGTATGTTTTAATGGCATGGTCTCTGGAAGGATTGCGTCTGATTGTAGAAAGTGAAGGGCGGGTTTCGGTTTCCGAAAGTGGAAGCAAGGTACGCGCACAATTGCTTCTGCGTGGCGATCCTCCTGAAGTTGTAACCGATGATGTGAAGATAATCTGTGAGCTTAAAAATGTTCATCAGCCTTATAAAATGAAGGCTAAAGACGGATTCTTTGAGTCTCCTCCAATAAATGTGCTTCCATATTCGGATGACGGATATCAGCCGTTGCCGCTGGTGGAAGTCAGCGCGGTTGATGATGCCGGAGAGATACTTGCAACTACAACGATTGTTCTTCCGGTTTCAACACGGGCTAGTTGCAATAATTGTCATGGCGGAGACTGGGCTGTTAAAGGTCAGGGGGGGCTTGCCGCGCAAACTGCGGATGATTTCCTGAAAATTCATGACCGTGATAATTATACTGATTTTACCGCTCGAGTTAAGTTGGGCGATACGATTGACTGCTTAAGCTGTCACGACGGCGACACTCAGCTTGATTTGTCGACCGCACTGCACGGTTTCCACGCAGTTTACCTTTCCGGTAAAGAGAATGAAGCCTGCACCATGTGTCATTCGCAGGAGAGTTTGCGTGGATTGCATCGTACAGTGGGGATGGAATGTGTGAATTGTCATGGCGTGATGGAAAATCATGCTCTGGCATTGCTTAAGGCGGAAGAAGATAAACTCGTTGCAAAAGATTTAATTGGTCTGCTGATGCCTGTTGATATGGAGATGGAAGAGATTAATCCGCGCATGCCTTGGACGCAGGAGCCGGACTGTCTCACCTGTCATGTGGACTTTGCCGGGCCTGACACTGATTCTGCTTTCAACGTCTGGAACGAGGATAAGTCTGAATTGTTCCGTAATCGCAAGGATGAAATGGACGCGGTTATGTGCGCAGCGTGTCACAATGCACCGCATGCCGTCTTCCCTGCTGTTGATGAACGCGACAATCTGCGCGCGCTTCAGTATATGGGGGAAGCAAAGCCGATAGGCTCAGGCAGAACCTGCACCGTCTGCCATGAAAATGATATGGACTATGCTGCACATCATCCCGGAATGGGGCTTGAATAG